One segment of uncultured Propionivibrio sp. DNA contains the following:
- a CDS encoding DUF554 domain-containing protein: protein MLGPFVNSAALFVGGALGAVLGKVVPHRVKEALPMTCGILAVSIGTFMIQKVHAFPAVTLALLGGSLIGELLFLERGLELSVGWMRSQFARFSPARPSAPVNDKFITKFVSILVLFCASGMGIFGAMREGMTGNSEILLAKAVLDFFTALLFATDLGFSIAVVALPQLMIQGGLFLGARLLIPMTTPEMLADFSACGGVVLLATGLRICGIKVFPIVNMLPALVLILPTSAAWTLFFS from the coding sequence ATGCTCGGTCCGTTCGTAAATAGTGCCGCCCTCTTCGTCGGCGGCGCGCTCGGCGCCGTGCTCGGCAAAGTCGTCCCGCACCGCGTCAAGGAGGCGCTGCCGATGACCTGCGGCATCCTCGCGGTCAGCATCGGCACCTTCATGATCCAGAAGGTGCACGCTTTTCCCGCCGTCACGCTCGCACTCCTCGGCGGTTCACTGATCGGCGAACTGCTTTTCCTTGAGCGCGGCCTCGAACTGAGCGTCGGCTGGATGCGCAGTCAATTCGCCCGCTTTTCACCGGCGCGCCCAAGCGCGCCGGTCAACGACAAATTCATCACCAAATTCGTCAGCATTCTGGTGCTGTTCTGCGCCAGCGGCATGGGCATTTTCGGCGCCATGCGCGAAGGCATGACCGGAAATTCGGAAATCCTGCTTGCCAAAGCCGTGCTCGACTTCTTCACCGCCTTGCTTTTCGCCACCGATCTCGGCTTCTCCATCGCCGTCGTCGCCCTGCCCCAACTGATGATCCAGGGCGGTCTGTTCCTCGGTGCCCGGCTGTTGATTCCGATGACGACGCCGGAAATGCTCGCCGATTTCTCGGCCTGCGGCGGTGTCGTGTTGCTCGCGACCGGACTCCGTATCTGCGGCATCAAGGTCTTCCCGATCGTCAACATGCTACCCGCGCTGGTGCTGATCCTGCCCACCTCGGCCGCATGGACATTGTTCTTCTCCTGA
- a CDS encoding SPOR domain-containing protein translates to MKAHTRSSRSPNRTSGGNTLLGLFVGLVIGVLTAAAVVWYIFKTPAPFSNKYQPPAGAPAAAPANASANTPAAAPAGGSATAQAPMALPGKPGDPIPQAGDKPRFDFYKILPGNADAVPDPKAAAKTPDGKTRNEKEALLAEPVYLQTGSYQNAGDADNQKARLAMMGAEATIHQVMLQDKVWYRVRLGPFRKMDEVTSLRSELAKQGIEANVVKKD, encoded by the coding sequence ATGAAAGCGCATACCCGTTCCTCCCGTTCGCCAAACCGGACTTCCGGCGGCAATACACTGCTTGGTCTGTTTGTCGGACTGGTCATCGGCGTGCTCACCGCCGCGGCCGTCGTCTGGTACATCTTCAAGACGCCAGCTCCTTTCTCCAACAAGTACCAGCCGCCCGCAGGGGCTCCGGCAGCCGCGCCAGCCAACGCATCCGCAAACACGCCGGCGGCGGCACCTGCCGGCGGCAGCGCGACGGCACAGGCGCCGATGGCACTGCCGGGCAAGCCGGGCGATCCGATCCCGCAAGCCGGCGACAAGCCGCGCTTCGATTTTTACAAGATCCTGCCCGGCAACGCCGACGCAGTTCCCGATCCGAAAGCGGCGGCGAAGACGCCCGACGGAAAAACACGGAACGAAAAGGAGGCTTTGCTTGCCGAACCCGTCTATCTGCAGACCGGTTCCTACCAGAACGCCGGCGATGCGGATAACCAGAAGGCCCGACTGGCGATGATGGGCGCCGAAGCGACGATCCATCAGGTCATGCTGCAGGACAAGGTCTGGTACCGCGTCCGTCTCGGACCGTTCCGCAAGATGGATGAAGTCACCAGCTTGCGCTCGGAGCTCGCCAAACAGGGCATTGAAGCCAACGTCGTCAAAAAGGACTGA
- a CDS encoding SDR family oxidoreductase — translation MPIASARRVFITGASSGIGNALARYYAAQGAVLGLAARRADELQAQAEILQGLGAAGVACFPLDVADSAALRQAAGDFVAAYGAPNIVIANAGVSSGTLTECAEDLAAIKRIFDINVFGMAATFSPFIAPMQQSVREGRACRLVGIASVAGIRGLPGAEAYSASKAAVATYLESLRLEMRASGIKVVTIAPGYIATPMTAINPYRMPFLLPAEEAARRFARVIDKGCSYAVIPWQMGVVAKGLRLLPNWLYDRLFANAPRKPKIL, via the coding sequence ATGCCGATAGCGTCCGCGCGTCGCGTTTTCATCACCGGCGCTTCGTCCGGTATCGGCAATGCCCTCGCTCGGTATTACGCCGCCCAGGGCGCGGTGCTCGGTCTCGCGGCGCGGCGCGCCGACGAATTGCAGGCCCAAGCCGAGATATTGCAGGGCCTTGGCGCTGCCGGGGTCGCCTGCTTCCCGCTCGACGTTGCCGACAGCGCGGCCTTGCGCCAGGCCGCCGGTGACTTCGTCGCGGCCTACGGCGCGCCGAACATCGTCATCGCCAACGCCGGTGTGTCCTCCGGCACGCTGACCGAATGCGCCGAGGATCTCGCCGCAATCAAGCGCATCTTCGACATCAACGTCTTCGGCATGGCGGCGACGTTCTCGCCGTTCATCGCGCCGATGCAGCAGTCTGTCAGGGAAGGCCGTGCCTGCCGCCTGGTCGGTATCGCCTCGGTTGCCGGCATCCGCGGCTTGCCGGGCGCCGAAGCCTACAGCGCCTCCAAGGCGGCGGTCGCGACCTATCTCGAAAGCCTGCGCCTCGAAATGCGCGCGTCCGGCATCAAGGTCGTCACCATCGCGCCGGGGTATATCGCCACGCCGATGACAGCGATCAACCCCTATCGCATGCCCTTCCTGCTGCCAGCCGAGGAAGCCGCCCGCCGCTTCGCGCGTGTCATCGACAAGGGCTGCAGCTACGCGGTCATTCCCTGGCAAATGGGCGTTGTCGCCAAGGGTCTGCGCCTGCTGCCGAACTGGCTTTACGACCGGCTCTTCGCCAACGCCCCACGCAAGCCAAAAATTCTCTGA
- a CDS encoding thiol:disulfide interchange protein DsbA/DsbL: protein MKHLVQGWLAALALTLFAVALPAQAQLAAGRDYVAIDPPMTTDTPGKIEVIEFFSYACPHCNDLHPHFDRWSAKLASDVVVRRIPVGFNQPYYQLMGRFYYALEALGELQRLDKAVFSAIHEKGLKLVDEKSLTEWVVAQGVDAKKFYDAFNAFGVVSKAKRADQIAQAAHINGVPALVVDGTYLVTGKEIKTLPELLALTDKVIDKRRLERSGKKK, encoded by the coding sequence ATGAAACACCTCGTACAAGGCTGGCTGGCCGCTCTGGCCCTGACTCTTTTCGCTGTCGCCCTGCCGGCGCAGGCCCAACTCGCGGCTGGCCGCGATTACGTTGCCATCGATCCGCCGATGACCACCGACACGCCGGGCAAGATCGAGGTCATCGAGTTCTTCTCGTATGCCTGCCCGCACTGCAATGACCTGCATCCGCATTTCGATCGCTGGTCGGCCAAGCTGGCGTCGGACGTTGTCGTGCGTCGCATCCCGGTCGGTTTCAACCAGCCGTACTACCAGCTGATGGGACGTTTCTACTATGCGCTCGAAGCGCTCGGCGAGCTGCAGCGACTCGACAAGGCCGTCTTCAGCGCCATCCACGAAAAGGGCCTGAAACTCGTCGATGAGAAAAGCCTGACCGAATGGGTCGTCGCCCAGGGTGTCGACGCCAAGAAATTCTACGATGCCTTCAATGCCTTCGGCGTCGTCAGCAAGGCCAAGCGCGCCGATCAGATCGCCCAAGCGGCCCACATCAACGGTGTGCCGGCGCTGGTGGTCGATGGCACGTACCTGGTGACGGGCAAGGAAATCAAGACGCTGCCCGAACTTCTCGCGCTCACCGACAAGGTCATCGACAAGCGCCGCCTCGAACGCAGCGGCAAGAAGAAGTAA
- a CDS encoding peptidase U32 family protein, translating to MLQQKLPELVCPAGSLPALKAAIDNGADTVYFGYKNDTNARNFAGLNFDQKAMIEGIQYAHARGRQVLMAINTFPQPGREADWHRAVDGAADLGVDAVILADVGLLDYASKRHPKLRLHLSVQGSATSYEAVNFAHREFGIRRAVLPRVLTLAQVELVIKNTPVEIEVFGFGSLCVMNEGRCWLSSYATGESPNTVGACSPAKFVKWEKAPGQMNTRLNGILIDRNNDKEPAGYPTLCKGRFEVNGSTYYALEEPTSLNVLEMLPEIVKIGISAIKVEGRQRSPAYVAQVTRTLRAALDELGRDIDHFKVKPAWQAELGKVAEGTQVTLGAYNRPWR from the coding sequence ATGCTGCAACAGAAACTTCCCGAACTCGTCTGTCCGGCTGGCAGCCTGCCTGCCCTCAAGGCCGCGATCGACAATGGTGCCGATACGGTGTATTTCGGCTACAAGAACGACACCAACGCACGTAATTTCGCCGGGCTCAACTTCGACCAGAAGGCAATGATCGAGGGCATCCAGTACGCCCATGCGCGCGGCCGGCAAGTGCTGATGGCAATCAACACTTTCCCGCAGCCCGGACGTGAAGCCGATTGGCATCGCGCTGTCGATGGCGCCGCCGATTTGGGTGTCGATGCGGTCATTCTCGCCGACGTCGGTCTGCTCGACTACGCCAGCAAACGCCACCCCAAGCTGCGCCTGCACCTGTCGGTCCAGGGCTCGGCGACCAGCTACGAAGCGGTCAATTTCGCCCACCGCGAATTCGGTATCCGGCGCGCCGTGCTGCCGCGCGTGCTGACGCTCGCGCAGGTCGAACTCGTCATCAAGAACACGCCGGTCGAGATCGAGGTCTTCGGTTTCGGCAGCCTGTGCGTGATGAACGAAGGCCGCTGCTGGCTCTCGTCCTACGCCACTGGCGAATCGCCGAACACCGTCGGCGCCTGCTCGCCGGCCAAGTTCGTCAAGTGGGAAAAGGCCCCGGGACAAATGAACACCCGCCTCAACGGCATCCTGATCGACCGCAACAACGACAAGGAACCGGCCGGCTACCCGACGCTGTGCAAAGGACGCTTCGAGGTCAATGGCTCGACCTATTACGCGCTCGAAGAACCGACCAGTCTCAACGTCCTCGAAATGCTGCCCGAAATCGTCAAGATCGGCATTTCCGCGATCAAGGTCGAGGGCCGTCAACGCAGCCCCGCCTATGTCGCACAAGTGACCCGCACACTGCGCGCCGCACTCGACGAACTCGGCCGCGATATCGACCATTTCAAGGTTAAGCCCGCCTGGCAGGCCGAACTCGGCAAGGTCGCCGAAGGCACCCAGGTGACGCTCGGCGCCTACAACCGTCCGTGGAGATAA
- a CDS encoding MFS transporter, which translates to MKKLSTPGGIVALICLCEVLSMTGFAAYAAYLPVLRGEWSMTGALSGFVGGAFFFGYMLAVPFLSGITDRLDARGVFIAACLLGFSGTTGFAFFAHDVASAAFFQALTGAGLAGTYMPGLKALTDRVEGERQSRYISFYTAAFGIGTSLSLLSAGWLMTAMSWRTSMHLLAFGPLVAALAMWAGLLPMARRAGEQAPWFPRFGSVLANQDSRRFILGYVCHCWELFGLRSWMVAFVVFAYALNKVAAPLLSPTEAAALINLFGLPASILGNEAAGKFGRVRWIGWAMTASGLLCWVAGMAAAWPWWLLLTVLIVYFVSAMVDSAALTAGLVQATPPAQRGAAMALYSLSGFGAAFVAPLAFGAMLDVAGGSDSAFAWIVAFGSLGLGGLLWVLANARRRG; encoded by the coding sequence ATGAAAAAACTGAGTACCCCGGGCGGTATCGTCGCCCTGATCTGTCTGTGCGAAGTACTGAGCATGACCGGCTTCGCCGCCTATGCGGCCTACCTGCCTGTCTTGCGTGGCGAATGGTCGATGACCGGTGCCCTGTCGGGCTTCGTCGGCGGCGCGTTTTTCTTCGGCTATATGTTGGCCGTACCTTTTCTGTCGGGCATTACCGACCGTCTCGATGCGCGCGGCGTCTTCATCGCCGCCTGCCTGCTCGGATTCTCGGGTACGACCGGCTTCGCGTTCTTTGCGCACGACGTTGCTTCCGCCGCATTTTTCCAAGCGCTCACCGGCGCCGGCCTGGCCGGCACCTATATGCCGGGTCTAAAGGCCTTGACCGATCGCGTCGAGGGCGAGCGGCAGTCACGCTACATTTCTTTCTACACCGCCGCGTTCGGCATCGGCACGAGTCTTTCCCTGCTGTCGGCGGGGTGGCTGATGACCGCGATGAGTTGGCGGACGAGCATGCACCTGCTGGCCTTCGGGCCGCTCGTCGCGGCATTGGCGATGTGGGCTGGGCTGCTGCCGATGGCGCGCAGGGCGGGCGAACAGGCGCCCTGGTTTCCGCGTTTCGGTTCGGTGCTGGCGAATCAGGATTCGCGCCGCTTCATTCTTGGCTACGTCTGTCATTGCTGGGAACTCTTCGGCTTGCGCTCGTGGATGGTGGCCTTTGTCGTCTTCGCCTATGCCCTGAACAAGGTTGCTGCGCCGCTGCTGTCGCCGACCGAAGCCGCGGCGCTGATCAACCTGTTCGGGTTGCCGGCCAGCATCCTCGGCAATGAGGCCGCCGGGAAATTCGGACGTGTCCGCTGGATCGGCTGGGCGATGACCGCGTCCGGTCTGCTGTGCTGGGTCGCCGGCATGGCCGCGGCGTGGCCGTGGTGGCTGTTACTGACGGTGCTGATCGTCTACTTCGTCTCCGCCATGGTCGATTCGGCGGCGCTGACCGCGGGGCTCGTGCAGGCGACGCCGCCGGCGCAACGCGGCGCGGCGATGGCTTTGTACTCGCTTTCCGGGTTTGGTGCCGCTTTTGTTGCGCCGCTGGCCTTCGGCGCAATGCTCGACGTCGCTGGCGGCAGCGACAGTGCCTTTGCCTGGATCGTTGCCTTCGGCTCGCTCGGCCTCGGTGGATTGCTGTGGGTTCTTGCCAATGCCCGGCGGCGTGGCTGA
- a CDS encoding LysR substrate-binding domain-containing protein, translated as MAQRHLPPLNALRIFETAARARSLSDAARELGLTHGAVSRQIQLLEDWLGQPLFQKHGQRSVATEHARAFAAEISAAFDRIGDAAIRFGKTPQTRVLRISAQTTFAVRWLIPRLQGFHEKHPDIEIAVATSNSDDSTQRQRADILIRRAPLEGPEWRHFDAFPLFEEQLRLIAAPDFVARTALKQLDDLRQLSFVTSETRVGEWERWLEALRIEDLRPARFRRFDHYHVAVQAVIDGLGVGIGGFPTLGNELAQGRLITPFQGTAKGATYVALVPKDADKTVALQRFLAWLQAEGGNALTS; from the coding sequence GTGGCCCAACGACATCTTCCCCCTCTCAACGCGCTACGCATCTTCGAGACTGCGGCGCGAGCGCGCAGCCTGAGCGACGCTGCCCGCGAACTCGGACTGACGCATGGCGCCGTCAGCCGACAGATTCAACTGCTGGAAGACTGGCTCGGACAGCCTTTGTTCCAGAAACACGGACAAAGGAGCGTCGCCACCGAGCACGCCCGCGCCTTCGCCGCGGAAATCAGCGCCGCCTTCGACCGCATCGGCGATGCCGCCATCCGCTTCGGGAAAACACCGCAGACACGCGTGCTACGCATCAGCGCGCAAACCACTTTCGCGGTGCGCTGGCTGATTCCCCGCCTGCAGGGCTTTCACGAGAAACATCCGGACATCGAGATCGCCGTTGCCACCTCGAACAGCGATGATTCGACTCAGCGTCAGCGCGCCGATATCCTCATTCGGCGCGCGCCACTCGAGGGGCCGGAATGGCGCCACTTCGACGCGTTTCCGTTGTTCGAGGAACAGTTGCGGTTGATCGCCGCACCCGATTTTGTCGCCCGAACCGCGCTGAAGCAACTCGACGATCTGCGCCAGCTCAGCTTCGTCACCTCGGAAACCCGCGTCGGCGAATGGGAGCGCTGGCTTGAGGCGCTCAGGATCGAGGATCTGCGCCCGGCCCGCTTCCGCCGTTTCGACCACTACCACGTTGCCGTGCAAGCCGTCATCGACGGACTGGGTGTCGGCATCGGCGGTTTTCCGACGCTCGGCAACGAACTCGCGCAAGGAAGGCTGATAACGCCGTTTCAAGGCACCGCCAAGGGTGCGACCTACGTCGCGCTGGTACCCAAGGACGCCGACAAGACCGTGGCGCTGCAACGCTTTCTCGCCTGGCTTCAGGCAGAAGGCGGCAACGCCTTGACCTCGTAG
- a CDS encoding TRAP transporter large permease, with amino-acid sequence MTSVMLIILAVWFVALFSGAPIYVLMGLAGAAFAYVTDINLIVIPQKFTKAADSFPLLAAPMYILMGSLMNSSGVTERIFRFATVCVGWWKGGLCHANILGSVIFAGMSGSAVADAGGIGVIEIKAMRDAGYDGETAAAITAASATIGPIIPPSLPMIIYGVSAETSIGNLFLGGVIPGLLMAAALMVMVRALAIRKNLPSAPIPGRQEIWGAFVGAFPALMCPVVLFGGMMTGFFTPTESAGVAAFYALLVGFYYRDIDIRQIPRIVLETVETTGVLMALVMSASLLGYALSMSRLPQEFGGWLTGTVSSQIAYLLMVNVLLLIVGCFMEAISAMLILIPILVPPAMALGIDPTQFGLVVVLNLMIGTITPPVGIVLFITARVADLPFDKVCKASLPFLWPLVSVLVAITFVPSLTTWLPAVFK; translated from the coding sequence ATGACCAGCGTCATGCTCATCATCCTCGCCGTCTGGTTCGTCGCGCTCTTTTCCGGCGCCCCGATCTATGTGCTGATGGGGCTTGCCGGTGCCGCCTTCGCCTACGTCACCGACATCAACCTGATCGTCATCCCGCAGAAATTCACCAAGGCCGCCGACAGTTTCCCGCTGCTCGCCGCGCCGATGTACATCCTGATGGGCAGCCTGATGAATTCGTCGGGCGTCACCGAGCGCATCTTCCGCTTCGCTACCGTCTGCGTCGGCTGGTGGAAAGGCGGCCTCTGCCACGCTAACATCCTCGGCAGCGTCATCTTCGCCGGCATGAGCGGTTCGGCCGTGGCCGACGCCGGCGGCATCGGCGTCATCGAGATCAAGGCCATGCGGGACGCCGGCTACGACGGCGAGACCGCCGCTGCGATCACCGCCGCGTCGGCGACCATCGGTCCGATCATCCCGCCCTCGCTGCCGATGATCATCTACGGCGTCTCGGCCGAGACCTCGATCGGCAATCTCTTCCTCGGCGGCGTCATCCCCGGCCTGCTGATGGCCGCGGCGCTGATGGTGATGGTCCGCGCCCTGGCCATTCGCAAAAATTTGCCGAGCGCGCCTATTCCCGGACGCCAGGAAATCTGGGGCGCTTTCGTTGGCGCTTTCCCGGCGCTGATGTGCCCGGTCGTGCTGTTCGGCGGCATGATGACCGGCTTCTTCACGCCGACCGAGTCGGCCGGGGTCGCGGCCTTCTACGCCTTGCTCGTCGGTTTCTATTATCGCGACATCGATATCCGTCAGATTCCTCGCATCGTGCTCGAAACCGTCGAGACGACCGGCGTACTGATGGCGCTGGTGATGAGCGCTTCGCTGCTCGGCTACGCCCTCTCAATGTCGCGCCTGCCGCAGGAATTCGGCGGCTGGCTGACCGGCACGGTCAGTTCGCAGATCGCCTACCTGCTGATGGTCAATGTGTTATTGCTGATCGTCGGCTGCTTCATGGAAGCGATCTCGGCGATGCTGATCCTGATCCCGATCCTCGTGCCGCCCGCCATGGCGCTCGGCATCGACCCGACGCAGTTCGGCCTCGTCGTCGTGCTCAACCTGATGATCGGCACGATCACACCGCCGGTCGGCATCGTGCTGTTCATCACCGCGCGCGTCGCCGACCTGCCCTTCGACAAGGTCTGTAAAGCATCGCTGCCTTTCCTCTGGCCTCTCGTCAGCGTGCTGGTCGCCATCACCTTCGTGCCGTCGCTGACGACCTGGTTACCGGCCGTGTTCAAATAG
- the argS gene encoding arginine--tRNA ligase: protein MTQDIKTHLSELMRAALASVAPDQAGTAIVLERPKQASHGDFACNLAMQLARAMKRNPRELAQLLLSEIPASPFVEKTEIAGAGFINFHLRSNAKLEVVRAILAQGETFGRSTLGGKKKVQIEFVSANPTGPLHVGHGRGAAYGASLSSLMAYAGWDVTREYYVNDAGRQMDILALSGWLRYLEQLGETVPFPPNAYQGDYVREMAREMTIAHGKKFLHSAAAVLEGTPGLPDAQRGDDEAKQQRESHLDALIANAKQLLGVDWSYVHSHVLNEQLEDCRNDLEEFGVHFDVWFSEKSLFDTGLVERCVARLEAAGHVYVQNSAKWFRSTDFGDEKDRVVQRDNGLYTYFASDIAYHLNKYERGFERIINIWGADHHGYIPRVKGSLTALGLDPDVLDVALVQFAVLYRNGQKASMSTRSGEFVTLRTLRDDVGNDACRFFYVLRKSDQHLDFDLDLAKSQTNENPVFYIQYAHARVCSVLAQWDGDEAAMAGADLSRLDSPYELALAAKLGEFPEVIEAAARDLAPHLVAFYLKDLAAAFHSYYNAERMLVDDAALKDARVALALAVRQVIRNGLGILGVSCPQSM, encoded by the coding sequence ATGACTCAGGATATCAAGACCCATCTTTCCGAACTGATGCGCGCGGCGCTCGCCAGCGTCGCCCCCGATCAGGCCGGCACCGCCATCGTTCTCGAACGCCCGAAGCAAGCCTCGCACGGCGATTTCGCCTGCAATCTCGCCATGCAGCTGGCCCGCGCGATGAAGCGCAATCCGCGCGAACTCGCCCAGTTGCTGCTGTCCGAAATTCCGGCTTCGCCCTTTGTCGAGAAAACCGAAATCGCCGGCGCCGGCTTCATCAACTTCCACCTGCGTTCGAACGCCAAGCTGGAAGTCGTGCGCGCCATCCTGGCTCAGGGTGAAACCTTCGGACGCTCGACACTGGGTGGCAAGAAAAAGGTCCAGATCGAATTCGTTTCGGCCAACCCGACCGGCCCGCTGCACGTCGGACACGGCCGCGGCGCCGCCTATGGTGCCAGCCTGTCGAGCCTGATGGCCTACGCCGGCTGGGACGTCACGCGCGAGTACTACGTCAATGACGCCGGCCGGCAGATGGATATCCTTGCCCTTTCGGGCTGGCTCCGCTACCTCGAGCAGCTGGGCGAAACGGTTCCCTTCCCGCCGAACGCCTACCAGGGCGACTATGTCCGCGAAATGGCGCGCGAAATGACCATCGCGCACGGCAAGAAATTCCTCCACAGCGCTGCCGCCGTACTCGAAGGCACGCCCGGACTTCCGGACGCGCAACGCGGCGACGACGAAGCCAAGCAGCAACGCGAAAGTCATCTCGACGCGCTGATCGCCAACGCCAAACAGCTGCTCGGCGTCGACTGGAGCTACGTGCATAGCCACGTCCTCAACGAACAGCTCGAGGACTGCCGCAACGACCTCGAGGAATTCGGCGTGCATTTCGACGTCTGGTTCTCGGAAAAATCACTGTTCGACACCGGACTCGTCGAGCGCTGCGTCGCCCGCCTCGAGGCCGCCGGTCACGTCTATGTGCAGAACAGCGCCAAGTGGTTCCGCTCGACCGATTTCGGCGACGAAAAGGACCGCGTCGTACAACGCGACAACGGCCTCTACACGTATTTCGCCTCGGACATTGCCTACCACCTCAACAAGTACGAACGCGGCTTCGAACGCATCATCAACATCTGGGGCGCCGACCATCACGGCTATATTCCGCGCGTCAAGGGTTCGCTGACGGCGCTCGGCCTCGACCCCGACGTCCTCGACGTGGCGCTGGTGCAGTTCGCCGTGCTCTACCGCAACGGCCAGAAGGCTTCGATGTCCACCCGCTCGGGCGAATTCGTCACCCTGCGCACCCTGCGCGACGACGTCGGCAACGACGCCTGCCGCTTCTTCTACGTGCTGCGCAAGTCCGACCAGCATCTCGATTTCGACCTGGATCTGGCCAAGAGCCAGACCAACGAAAACCCGGTGTTCTACATCCAGTACGCCCATGCCCGCGTCTGTTCGGTGCTGGCACAATGGGACGGCGACGAAGCGGCAATGGCCGGTGCCGACCTGTCGCGCCTCGACAGCCCGTACGAACTGGCGCTGGCCGCCAAGCTCGGCGAGTTCCCGGAAGTCATCGAAGCCGCCGCGCGCGACCTCGCGCCGCATCTGGTCGCGTTCTACCTGAAGGACCTCGCCGCTGCGTTCCACAGCTACTACAACGCCGAACGCATGTTGGTGGACGATGCCGCGCTGAAGGATGCCCGCGTCGCGCTGGCATTGGCAGTCCGTCAGGTCATCCGTAACGGACTTGGCATCCTGGGCGTCAGCTGCCCGCAATCGATGTAA
- a CDS encoding TRAP transporter small permease, which yields MSSGVFSRAALKLLHGTGIVLFIGMVSLVLAQVVARKFFEPLVWSEELARYVFIWVAFIGWVIATHNQSHIRISLITDRAGPRLKLALGLFANLAVTVFALIFVIKGIKLVENNLDIETITLFFDFWLVYAIIPVSATAAIVVLIADTIALLRGHHAEKEIVL from the coding sequence ATGTCATCAGGAGTTTTCTCGCGTGCCGCGCTCAAGCTGCTGCACGGAACCGGGATCGTGCTATTCATCGGCATGGTGTCGCTGGTACTGGCGCAGGTCGTCGCCCGCAAATTCTTCGAGCCGCTCGTCTGGAGCGAGGAACTCGCCCGCTATGTCTTCATCTGGGTCGCGTTCATCGGCTGGGTCATCGCCACGCATAACCAGTCGCACATCCGCATTTCACTGATCACCGACCGTGCCGGTCCGCGCCTCAAGCTCGCGCTCGGTCTGTTCGCCAACCTGGCCGTGACAGTCTTCGCACTGATCTTCGTCATCAAAGGCATCAAGCTCGTCGAGAACAACCTCGACATCGAGACGATCACACTGTTCTTCGACTTCTGGCTGGTCTACGCCATCATTCCGGTCTCCGCAACCGCCGCCATCGTCGTCCTGATCGCCGACACGATTGCGCTCCTGCGCGGACATCACGCCGAGAAGGAGATCGTGCTATGA
- a CDS encoding YMGG-like glycine zipper-containing protein yields the protein MKAKWVGVIGLAVLAGGCATIPSGPSVLVLPGTGKSLNDFRASDFQCRQYAAQQIEGMGRDPSVRNAAIGTAVGAVAGAAIGGQQGAGIGAGAGLLVGSASGAEAGRSYGYDAQTRYDNAYIQCMYAGGHRVPVPASMARSLMEQAPATKASGAAIPPPPPHAPPASPPPDYVPPPAGK from the coding sequence ATGAAAGCCAAGTGGGTAGGTGTGATCGGCCTGGCGGTACTGGCCGGCGGTTGTGCGACGATACCGAGCGGTCCCAGCGTTCTCGTGCTGCCGGGGACTGGCAAGAGCCTCAATGATTTCCGGGCGAGCGATTTTCAATGCCGGCAATATGCCGCGCAGCAGATCGAAGGCATGGGGCGCGATCCGTCGGTTCGCAATGCGGCTATCGGTACTGCCGTCGGCGCGGTGGCCGGGGCGGCGATCGGCGGCCAGCAAGGGGCTGGCATCGGTGCCGGCGCCGGCTTGCTGGTCGGCAGCGCCTCGGGTGCCGAGGCCGGTCGCAGTTATGGTTATGACGCCCAGACGCGTTACGACAACGCCTATATCCAATGCATGTATGCCGGCGGACACCGGGTGCCCGTTCCCGCGTCGATGGCGCGCAGCCTGATGGAACAGGCGCCGGCGACGAAGGCATCGGGGGCGGCGATTCCGCCGCCGCCGCCGCATGCGCCGCCTGCCTCGCCGCCGCCGGATTACGTGCCGCCGCCAGCGGGTAAATAG